The Pseudomonas sp. TH06 genome contains the following window.
GTGCAACAGCGCCTGGGCTTCCGTCAGATTGCGTGCGCTGAAGGTGTAGAGCTTCATCCGGCCCAGGGTGATTTCCAGGAGTTCGCGGATGTCCGGTTCGTCGTCGACGATGAGAATTTTTTGCCGTGGGCTCGTGTTCAACTTTGTTTCCGTCCGTGAGCAAAGGTGATGCGAAAGCAGCCGCCGCCTTGGCGTGGTTTGAAGTCTAGGCGCGCTTGGTTGCTTTCGCACAGCTCACGGGACAGATAGAGCCCAAGGCCGGTGCCCTGGTTGCTGGTGGTGAAGAACGGCTCGAATAAATGGGCCTGCTCATCAAGGGCCACGCCGGGGCCGTTGTCCTGCACTTCGAGTACCGCCAACTGGCTGTCAGGGTCAATGAACAGGGCCAGCCAGACTTCGGCTTGCTCGTGCAGAAGCCCGCTGTGACGCCAGCCATTGCGTAACAGATTGTCGAGAATTTGTGTGAGCTGGTTGGGGTCCATCAGGGTGCTGAAGTCGCCCGAGTTGATCCGCAAATGAATCATCTGGCGCTCCGTGGCCTGCTCGCGGCTTTCGGCGACGAAGTTTTCCAGCCACGGCTTGAGATCCAGGCGTTGCGGGGCGCTCTGCTGGCGGCGGGACAGTTGCAGGACGTTTTCGATGACTCGATTCATGCGCTGGGAGTGGTCTTGGATGATCTGCGTCAGACGCCGATCCGTGCCATCGAGTTCCTCGGATTCGCCCAGCAGCTGCGCGGCGTGACTGATGGCGCCCAGTGGATTACGAATTTCGTGAGAAATACCGGCAGTCAAACGCCCCAGCGCGGCGAGTTTCAGTTGCTGGGCCTGCTGGGCGATTTGCGCGAGGTCTTCGAGAAACACCAGGGTTTGCTGGTTGGGGCTCTGCTCGAGGGCGATAAAGCTCGGCTGCAGTTCCAGGCCGTTACCAGGGATTTTCAGGCTCTGTGGGCGCAGGGTCGGATTGTTCATCCACAGTTGCAGGCGATCGACCAGCGCGGTGGAGTAATCGTCGATCAAATGGCCTTGAAGATGCGACTGCGCGAGCAAGGTCTGCGCGCTCTGGTTGGCCAGTTGCACCCGCCGTTGCGCGTCGAGTACCAGGATCCCGGTGCGCATGCGTTGCAGGATCAGCGCGTTGAGAGCTTCCAGTCCGATCACTTCACTGGCTTTCTGCTCGGCCAGGGTTTCGCTGACTTCCAGTCGCCGGATCAGCCCCTGCACCAGCAACGACGCGGCAAAACACAGCGCGCCGAGGGTGCCGGCCTGCAAGTATTCATTGGCGCTCAGGGGATGGCTGAAACTCAGCAGAAAACTCAAGGCGACAATGCCGAGGGCGCCAATGGCCGCGATCAGCAGGCCGATGCGTCGGCGCAGCAGGGTGTTGCTGATTGCCACCGAGACCACCAGCAAATTGCCGAGGGCACTGGCGACGCCGCCCGCCGCATAGAACAGGCCACACAACAGCAACACATCCACCAGCGCCAGACTGAACAACTGCGCCGGGCGCCGGGTGTTCTCAAGGAACACCACCAGCAGGATGTTCAGCACCAGATACAGCCAACTGCCGCCGCGCAGCAGATCGTCGTTGGCCGACGTCAGCAGGCGGTTGTCCATATTGCTGGAGATCAGTAGCACCAGCGTGATGCCGACACTCAAACGGTAGAGATGATAAAGGCGCAGCAGACGCTGAGCCTGTTTGTGATCGGCGTTGGCGGCCTCAGCGATCACTGGCACCTGGGCCTTGCTCGAGGTGAGCCTGGCTGCAATACCACTGTTGTTGAAGGCTCAGCGCGCGGTCGCGGGGCAGGTGTACGCCACAATGGGCGCAGCGCACCATCGGCGAGGCGTCTTGCTGGCGCGGAGAGGGGGCGGACGAAGCAGGGGCCTTGAATTTGCGCCACAGCCATACCGCAGCAAAAATCAGGGCGATCCAGAATATTAAACGAAGCATGATGAGCAGCTTTTCGATTGATGATCCGGCAGTTTAGCCAAGGACCTGACCAGCGCACAGCGGATTAAAGCGCGGAAACGAAAAAGGGAGATCCGCAGATCTCCCTTTTCTGTGCATCCGGTTTGATCAGTCGAACACGCCGAAAGTCATGTAGCTGAACCACGAGCGATCGGTGTTGCTCGATTCCGGCTCCGGCTCTTCGATCACGTCGCCGTTCTCGTCTTTAGGCTTGAGCTCGTTCGGGATCGCATCTTTCGCGTCCTGGAACTGCTTCTGCACGTCCTGGTTGGCGCGGGTTTCGCCCGGCGGCAGCGGTGGACGCGATTCGATCAGACCCAAAGTCGCCTTGCTCAGGAACGAACGGTTGTCGGCTTCGGCAACCCGTGGCACGAACTGGCCGTCTTGCAGGCTCGGGTGGTTCGGGTAGTTGAGCTTCAGGGTTTCCAGGCTGGTGGCCGCCAGATCGTCCAGATGCAGACGCTGATAGGCTTCAGTCATCACCGCCAGGCCGTCGCCGACCGATGGGGTTTCCTGGAAGTTTTCCACCACGTAACGGCCACGGTTGGCGGCGGCGACGTATGCCTGACGGGTCAGGTAGTAGTCGGCTACGTGGATTTCGTAGGCGGCCAGCAGGTTGCGCAGGTAAATCATGCGCTGCTTGGCGTCCGGCGCGTAGCGGCTGTTCGGGTAGCGGCTGGTCAGCTGGGCGAACTCGTTGTACGAGTCACGCGCGGCGCCCGGGTCACGCTTGGTCATGTCCAGCGGCAGGAAGCGCGCCAGCAGGCCGACGTCCTGGTCGAAAGAAGTCAGACCTTTGAGGTAGTACGCGTAATCGACGTTCGGATGCTGTGGATGCAGACGAATGAAGCGCTCGGCAGCGGACTTTGCAGCTTCCGGCTCCGAGTTCTTGTAGTTGGCGTAAATCAGCTCCAGCTGCGCCTGATCGGCGTAGCGACCGAACGGATAACGCGACTCCAGAGCCTTCAGCTTGGCTGTGGCGCTGGTGTAGCTGTTGTTGTCCAGGTCAGTCTGAGCCTGCTGATACAGCTCGGCTTCGCTGAGGTTTTCGTCTACGACTTCCTTCGATGAGCAAGCAGCGGTCAATGCGAGGATGGCGATCAGCAGCAGGTGTTTCACTTGCATGGCGGCTTGCGTCCCTATGACGGCCGCTGTCTTGGGCGGGGCCGTCCTGTTATGATGAGCGCCCCGTTGAAAAGCCTCGGGGCAAAAGACGCCGTATTTAACCACAAGCGCGCAGCCGAAACCAAAAGCTGTGCCGACGCCAGTCAGAGCATGTCCGATAAAATTGAACTTCGCGCAGAGGTGCCGTCCGAATTGGGCGGCCAACGCCTCGATCAAGTCGCCGCCCAACTCTTCGCTGAGCACTCACGCTCGCGCCTTTCCGCCTGGATCAAAGAAGGTCGCCTGACTGTGGACGGGGCGGTCATCCGCCCTCGCGACATCGTGCACGGCGGTGCCATCCTTGAGCTGACTGCCGAGCAGGAAGCCCAGGGCGAGTGGATCGCCCAGGACATCGAGCTCGACATCGTCTATGAAGATGACGACATCCTGGTGATCAACAAGCCTGCGGGCCTGGTGGTTCACCCGGCTGCCGGTCACGCCGATGGCACCTTGCTCAACGCCTTGCTGCACCACGTGCCGGACATCATCAATGTCCCGCGCGCCGGTATCGTGCATCGTCTGGACAAGGACACCACCGGTCTGATGGTGGTGGCCAAGACCATTCAGGCGCAGACAAAGCTTGTTACTCAATTGCAGAGTCGCAGCGTCAGCCGCATCTATGAGTGCATCGTGATTGGTGTGGTCACCGCCGGCGGCAAGATCAACGCGCCGATCGGTCGCCACGGCCAACAGCGCCAGCGCATGGCGGTGATGGAAGGCGGCAAGCCTGCTGTCAGCCACTACCGCGTGCTGGAGCGCTTCCGTTCCCACACCCACGTTCGGGTGAAACTGGAAACCGGTCGTACTCACCAGATTCGCGTACACATGTCGCACATCAACTTCCCGTTGGTCGGCGACCCGGCGTACGGCGGTCGTTTCCGCATTCCGCCGGCGGCGAACCTGAACATGGTCGAAACCCTCAAGAACTTCCCGCGTCAGGCCCTGCACGCGCGCTTCCTTGAGCTGGATCATCCGACGACCGGTGTGCGCATGAGCTGGGAATCGCCGCTGCCAGAAGATTTCGTCTGGCTGCTGACCCTGCTCAAACAGGATCGCGAGGCATTCATCGGATGAACTGGCTGACGCCGGACTGGCCTGCGCCGGCCAGCGTCAAAGCCTGCGTCACCACCCGCGAGGGCGGTGTCAGCGAGGCGCCGTTCGACAGTCTTAATCTGGGCGATCATGTTGATGACCGCCCGCAGGACGTCGCCGAGAACCGTCGGCGTCTGACCGATCACTTCTCTATAAAGCCTGCCTGGCTGCAGCAAGTGCACGGCATTGCCGTGGCCCATGCTGATCCGGACGTGGCAGCAACCGCCGACGCCAGTTGGACCGCTACGCCCGGCATTGCCTGTGCGGCGATGACGGCCGATTGCTTGCCAGCGTTGTTCTGCGACCGTGCCGGCACTCGCGTTGCCGCTGCGCACGCCGGTTGGCGCGGTTTGGCAGCGGGTGTACTGGAAGCGACGCTCGACACGCTGGATGTTCCGGCGCAAGACGTGCTGGTGTGGCTCGGTCCGGCCATCGGCCCGCAAGCCTTTGAAGTCGGCCCGGAAGTACGGGAAGTCTTCATCAATCAATTGCCGGAAGCGGCCACAGCTTTCGTGCCGAGCCACAATGCCGGCAAGTTCATGGCTGACATCTATACGCTGGCGCGCCTGCGTCTGGCTGAACGTGGTGTCACCGCTGTTTATGGCGGCGGTTTCTGTACCGTGACCGATCCACGCTTCTTCTCCTATCGCCGTGCCTCGCGCACTGGTCGCTTCGCCTCCCTTATCTGGCTTGAGGCGCCCAGCCTCACAAATACGATTCCTTTTTGACGGCGTCTGTTTTTCGTCATGCTGCGTTGCCGCTTCTCGCCATAGCGGGCTATGACTCGTCGCGGCGCCTTGCCTGACGAAAACAGCCACTCGTCAAAAGAGGATCGTATTTGCGAAGCTGGGCGCCCGCTAGACTTGCCTGACCTGAATCAACCCTCTGACGCTTGAATCTTCCAGAATCGACCGCATCTATAGCGGTATCTGGCAGGTTTCTTTATTCAGGATGGTTTTTAGGTCCGGCCTGCTCAAAAGGAAGGTGACTTATGCGAATAGACCGTTTAACCAGCAAATTGCAGTTGGCCTTGTCCGACGCCCAGTCGTTGGCTGTCGGCCACGATCATCCGGCCATCGAGCCGGCGCACTTGATGCAAGCCATGCTTGAACAGCAGGGTGGTTCGATCAAACCTCTGCTGATGCAGGTGGGCTTCGACGTCAACAGCTTGCGAAAAGAGCTGACCAAAGAGCTCGACCAATTACCGAAAATCCAGAACCCGACCGGCGACGTCAACATGTCGCAGGACCTGGCGCGCCTGCTCAATCAGGCTGATCGTCTGGCTCAGCAGAAGGGTGACCAGTTCATTTCCAGCGAACTGGTATTGCTCGCCGCGATGGACGAGAACAGCAAGCTCGGCAAGTTGCTGCTCGGCCAGGGTGTGAGTAAAAAAGCCCTGGAAAATGCGATCAACAACCTGCGCGGTGGCGAAGCCGTAAACGACGCCAACCACGAAGAATCGCGGCAGGCACTGGATAAATACACCGTCGACCTGACCAAGCGTGCCGAAGACGGCAAGCTTGACCCGGTGATCGGCCGTGACGACGAGATCCGTCGCACCATTCAGGTTCTGCAACGCCGCACCAAAAACAACCCGGTGTTGATCGGTGAGCCTGGTGTGGGTAAAACCGCGATCGCCGAAGGTCTGGCCCAGCGCATCATCAACGGCGAAGTGCCGGACGGCCTTAAAGGCAAACGTCTGCTGTCGCTGGACATGGGCGCGTTGATTGCCGGAGCCAAGTATCGCGGTGAGTTTGAGGAACGCCTGAAATCGCTGCTCAACGAGCTGTCGAAGCAGGAAGGGCAGATCATTCTGTTCATCGACGAGCTGCACACCATGGTCGGCGCCGGCAAGGGCGAAGGTTCGATGGACGCCGGCAACATGCTCAAGCCTGCACTGGCTCGCGGCGAGTTGCACTGCGTCGGCGCGACCACGCTCAACGAGTATCGCCAATATATAGAGAAGGACGCGGCGCTCGAGCGACGCTTCCAGAAAGTGCTGGTGGATGAGCCGAGTGAAGAAGACACCATCGCGATCCTGCGTGGCCTCAAGGAGCGTTACGAGGTTCACCACAAGGTGGCGATCACTGACGGCGCGATTATCGCGGCAGCGAAGCTCAGCCATCGTTACATCACTGATCGGCAACTGCCGGACAAGGCCATCGACCTGATCGACGAGGCCGCCAGCCGTATCCGCATGGAGATCGACTCCAAGCCTGAAGTGCTTGATCGTCTGGAACGTCGCCTGATTCAGTTGAAAGTGGAATCCCAGGCACTGAAGAAAGAAAGCGACGAAGCGGCGATGAAACGCCTGGAAAAACTCCAGGAAGAAATCGCTCGCCTGGAGCGTGAATATTCGGATCTGGAAGAAGTCTGGAACTCGGAGAAAGCCGAGGTGCAGGGTTCTGCCCAGATTCAGCAGAAGATCGAACAGTCGCGTCAGGAACTGGAAGCTGCACGCCGCAAAGGCGACCTGAACCGCATGGCCGAGTTGCAGTACGGGGTGATCCCGGATCTGGAACGCAGCCTGCAAATGGTCGATCAGCATGGCAAAAGCGAAAACCAGTTGCTGCGCAGCAAGGTGACTGAGGAAGAAATCGCTGAAGTCGTGTCGAAGTGGACCGGCATCCCCGTGTCGAAAATGCTCGAAGGCGAGCGCGACAAGCTGATGAAGATGGAAAGCCTGTTGCACAAACGGGTGATCGGTCAGGAAGAGGCGGTGGTCGCTGTGGCCAACGCAGTACGGCGCTCCCGTGCCGGGTTGTCCGACCCGAATCGTCCTAGCGGCTCGTTCATGTTCCTCGGCCCGACCGGTGTCGGTAAAACCGAGCTGTGCAAGGCGCTGGCCGAATTCCTCTTTGATACAGAAGAGGCGATGGTGCGGATCGACATGTCCGAGTTCATGGAGAAACATTCCGTGGCTCGCTTGATCGGTGCGCCACCGGGATACGTCGGTTACGAGGAGGGCGGTTATCTGACCGAAGCGGTACGCCGCAAGCCTTACTCGGTGATCCTGCTGGACGAAGTCGAGAAGGCGCATCCGGATGTGTTCAACATCCTCTTGCAAGTGCTTGAGGACGGTCGTCTGACTGACAGCCATGGCCGTACGGTGGACTTCCGCAATACCGTGATCGTCATGACCTCGAACCTCGGTTCGGTGCAGATCCAGGAGTTGGTCGGTGATCGTGAGGCTCAGCGCGCGGCAGTAATGGACGCGCTGACTTCGCACTTCCGCCCGGAATTCATCAACCGGGTCGACGAAGTGGTGATCTTCGAGCCGCTGGCACGGGATCAGATCG
Protein-coding sequences here:
- a CDS encoding ATP-binding protein, with translation MIAEAANADHKQAQRLLRLYHLYRLSVGITLVLLISSNMDNRLLTSANDDLLRGGSWLYLVLNILLVVFLENTRRPAQLFSLALVDVLLLCGLFYAAGGVASALGNLLVVSVAISNTLLRRRIGLLIAAIGALGIVALSFLLSFSHPLSANEYLQAGTLGALCFAASLLVQGLIRRLEVSETLAEQKASEVIGLEALNALILQRMRTGILVLDAQRRVQLANQSAQTLLAQSHLQGHLIDDYSTALVDRLQLWMNNPTLRPQSLKIPGNGLELQPSFIALEQSPNQQTLVFLEDLAQIAQQAQQLKLAALGRLTAGISHEIRNPLGAISHAAQLLGESEELDGTDRRLTQIIQDHSQRMNRVIENVLQLSRRQQSAPQRLDLKPWLENFVAESREQATERQMIHLRINSGDFSTLMDPNQLTQILDNLLRNGWRHSGLLHEQAEVWLALFIDPDSQLAVLEVQDNGPGVALDEQAHLFEPFFTTSNQGTGLGLYLSRELCESNQARLDFKPRQGGGCFRITFAHGRKQS
- a CDS encoding PP0621 family protein; the encoded protein is MLRLIFWIALIFAAVWLWRKFKAPASSAPSPRQQDASPMVRCAHCGVHLPRDRALSLQQQWYCSQAHLEQGPGASDR
- a CDS encoding outer membrane protein assembly factor BamD, giving the protein MQVKHLLLIAILALTAACSSKEVVDENLSEAELYQQAQTDLDNNSYTSATAKLKALESRYPFGRYADQAQLELIYANYKNSEPEAAKSAAERFIRLHPQHPNVDYAYYLKGLTSFDQDVGLLARFLPLDMTKRDPGAARDSYNEFAQLTSRYPNSRYAPDAKQRMIYLRNLLAAYEIHVADYYLTRQAYVAAANRGRYVVENFQETPSVGDGLAVMTEAYQRLHLDDLAATSLETLKLNYPNHPSLQDGQFVPRVAEADNRSFLSKATLGLIESRPPLPPGETRANQDVQKQFQDAKDAIPNELKPKDENGDVIEEPEPESSNTDRSWFSYMTFGVFD
- the rluD gene encoding 23S rRNA pseudouridine(1911/1915/1917) synthase RluD; the protein is MSDKIELRAEVPSELGGQRLDQVAAQLFAEHSRSRLSAWIKEGRLTVDGAVIRPRDIVHGGAILELTAEQEAQGEWIAQDIELDIVYEDDDILVINKPAGLVVHPAAGHADGTLLNALLHHVPDIINVPRAGIVHRLDKDTTGLMVVAKTIQAQTKLVTQLQSRSVSRIYECIVIGVVTAGGKINAPIGRHGQQRQRMAVMEGGKPAVSHYRVLERFRSHTHVRVKLETGRTHQIRVHMSHINFPLVGDPAYGGRFRIPPAANLNMVETLKNFPRQALHARFLELDHPTTGVRMSWESPLPEDFVWLLTLLKQDREAFIG
- the pgeF gene encoding peptidoglycan editing factor PgeF yields the protein MNWLTPDWPAPASVKACVTTREGGVSEAPFDSLNLGDHVDDRPQDVAENRRRLTDHFSIKPAWLQQVHGIAVAHADPDVAATADASWTATPGIACAAMTADCLPALFCDRAGTRVAAAHAGWRGLAAGVLEATLDTLDVPAQDVLVWLGPAIGPQAFEVGPEVREVFINQLPEAATAFVPSHNAGKFMADIYTLARLRLAERGVTAVYGGGFCTVTDPRFFSYRRASRTGRFASLIWLEAPSLTNTIPF
- the clpB gene encoding ATP-dependent chaperone ClpB, giving the protein MRIDRLTSKLQLALSDAQSLAVGHDHPAIEPAHLMQAMLEQQGGSIKPLLMQVGFDVNSLRKELTKELDQLPKIQNPTGDVNMSQDLARLLNQADRLAQQKGDQFISSELVLLAAMDENSKLGKLLLGQGVSKKALENAINNLRGGEAVNDANHEESRQALDKYTVDLTKRAEDGKLDPVIGRDDEIRRTIQVLQRRTKNNPVLIGEPGVGKTAIAEGLAQRIINGEVPDGLKGKRLLSLDMGALIAGAKYRGEFEERLKSLLNELSKQEGQIILFIDELHTMVGAGKGEGSMDAGNMLKPALARGELHCVGATTLNEYRQYIEKDAALERRFQKVLVDEPSEEDTIAILRGLKERYEVHHKVAITDGAIIAAAKLSHRYITDRQLPDKAIDLIDEAASRIRMEIDSKPEVLDRLERRLIQLKVESQALKKESDEAAMKRLEKLQEEIARLEREYSDLEEVWNSEKAEVQGSAQIQQKIEQSRQELEAARRKGDLNRMAELQYGVIPDLERSLQMVDQHGKSENQLLRSKVTEEEIAEVVSKWTGIPVSKMLEGERDKLMKMESLLHKRVIGQEEAVVAVANAVRRSRAGLSDPNRPSGSFMFLGPTGVGKTELCKALAEFLFDTEEAMVRIDMSEFMEKHSVARLIGAPPGYVGYEEGGYLTEAVRRKPYSVILLDEVEKAHPDVFNILLQVLEDGRLTDSHGRTVDFRNTVIVMTSNLGSVQIQELVGDREAQRAAVMDALTSHFRPEFINRVDEVVIFEPLARDQIAGITEIQLGRLRTRLAERELKLELSPEAMDKLIAVGYDPVYGARPLKRAIQRWIENPLAQLILSGHFMPGDTATGNVENDEIVFN